The genomic DNA TTGCAGAAGTGTTCTAATAATTTGTAAATGCTGTATGTAAGATCAATATTAGTTCTTGCtccatgcattttctttctactttgatttttatatttcttgcttttatcaCATGATTTTATAGTGTAGCACAGGCAGGATCAGATAGGCTAATGACACAAATTAGAAAATAACTTCAGCATCTTAACATTGCATGTCTCAGCTCCTGTTCCTGCATTTCCCTTGTTGAATTTTAAACAGGaaacaattttgtatttttcaggaGTTGATAGCTGCTCATCAAGACCGTGCAAAAATATAGGTAAGACACATTTGCGTAATTCAGTTTATGGTTTAAATGCCTTTCTAGATCAGAAAATACTGcccctgaagaaaaaaattgtcatttttttacAGCACACTTTAACACATTTTTGTCTGAAGGAGTTTCCCATGCTATTGGTCACTGACTTTACAAAGTCAAACTGTGAGCTAGCAGGAGGTCCTCGGTcagtttactttctttttcttctccaagaaATTTGCAAAATGAGAGTTGCACAACATCTGAGAGTTTTTCAGACAGTTTTTGGGAAGGTCAAATGTGATTTTTGGATTGCATGTGAGTGCATGCACAAAGTGACATTTGTCCTCTACTCCTCCCATTATGTTAGTGATAAAGGTGCTATAGCCATCTAAGTAATTAGGTTTAAACTTTATGTCATGCTTCAAACCAGTATCTACCCTAGAAAGGAAAGATAGGTCTTGTGGTTAAAGCACTTATGTAGGAGTTTTGGGTTCACATCCCATTTTAAGTTTTCATTAGGGTGCATATTATGAACCATAAAACAGAGATAATTATCATCATCTTTGTCCCACTTTGTTTTATCTATGAATAGGACAATCAGTCTGAGGCAGGGATTCTATGTCCATATAGTGTTTGGTCTGAGGGGGCCTTTAAACATGATCAAGTAAGTCTCTGATCCAATGTTAAAAGTGACCTCTGCAGTGGATAATAGGCCAGGTCTTATCtcatctcatttattttctcagtaatGTCTGACATGACCAGAATGATGCACTGGTATCTCATTTTACAGGCTGCTTTCCACAGCCAGGCTATTCTGAGTACCTACATGCCTTAAGTTTCAATCACATGGTTCAGTTGCTTTGTTTAAATGAGTTTCTTAACATTTTAGGGATTCTTTTCATTGCCATGTGAGTGACTGTACTTATTGTTTTCATGTCTTCAGATCAGCCTCATGTCTCTGACACCCAGGTGATGGttaaatttgaaaatggaaaCTTCAAGTTCACATTCCCCAACCCCAAAAATGTGAGTGAGTTCAGCATGACCCTCTTCAAAGGGCATGAAAAGAAGGAGATCTGTGCACTCCATTTGAGTGAAGAGAAAGTTATCCCCAAGAGTAATGTCACCTACTGTCAGACAGAGCATTCAAATAGCAGCACCACTTTCATTCTtaaaaatctggaaagaaaGCATATCGACATTTATACGTACTGCCTGGAGATGTTCTTACCCCCTCCTTATATAGATTGCCGGCTGAAAGAAACCTATTTGTACATCCAAGGTAAGTTTACTTCTCTTCTCCCCCTACTTCAGTTTACTGATAAGTAGACATCGGGCTGCAGTGAAAAATGTGACTAGTGTTTGCACAGATATTTCCAAGACAGCTTAAAACTACTTAGCAGGGGGCTAGTAACAGTGGAGCTGTGTTGGCAGACTGCTCAGCATAGCCTCTCCATATTTATTCATCTTCTTGGGCAGGTTTTGCAGGCCATGCTGAGCTCTGCATATTATTGGTGGCACCCAAGCTAACTAGACTACATCTTCTGAAGTACTGCAGACCCACCTTTGCCTGCAGCAGAAATTTCCCATTGTCCATTTTCCAAGCTGCTGAATGCAAATGTTAGATTATTTctagctggggaaaaaagtccatTCTGAGAGCTATCTTCATGTGCCTaggataaagaaaaatcagctgtCAGACATCTGTGCTAGTAGTGGCATATGGAACTCTGATGCCACACTGATGTGAAGAAGATAATATTCACCTCTCTGAAGCAGGCCTTCAGCTTTAGCGCCTGCTTAGAGCTGAAGAGATCCACAACTGCTGAGAATTTTTGGCCTTTTACTGAGAAGAGTTTGGACTAACTTCAGAAGACTCGCTGCACAGGCTTCAATTCTAAATTGCCTTTCACTCCATGGCTCTTTGGTATattaaactgaaagagttaGCAGTGTTTTTGCTCACACCCCTTCTTGGTTATCCATGTAGTTCAGTTGTAACATGGTACTGACTATTGTCCTTCCCTTGCTATCTTTTCCTATCTCTCAACACCAGGACTAAACAAAGACAGAAGCTGAAATGCTAAAGCTAAATTTATGAGGTTGGGTCAAATTATCTCTCTGCCCTCTCTGAACTTAAAACAGCTTCTTAGAATCAAGTTGTGACAGCCTTTTTTGCCTTCAGTGTTTCCCAAAGCTGCCCATTTCCATTTGTATGGATAGCCAGATGCTCATAGCTATTGCCAGATGTTTCATGTGCTATCATATTTTCTCCCAGATCTGGGCAACTGTAATCTTGTGTCCCTCAGCTTGCCTTCCTATCCAAACATGACTGCCAAAGTCCATCCTTCTTTTGACCAGGCTGCCCTTTAAATCACCTGTGGTACACATGAATGTAAGCTTAAGCCCTGCTCAGATCTGAAATATCATCATGCTCTCAGgcctggctttttttctttgcagtctACACTTTTAGCCCTGTGTTCCAACAGTTTCACCTCTCCTTCTGAAAAACTGCAATGTTCTGCTTCCTGCTGAATACACTTCTACAAGGTGGCTTTTCACCTCAGGAAAATCCTTCTCCAGAGGTCacttttgctattttattaatatgaatagaagaggagaaagaatttgaaaagtTATCtctaggggggaaaaaatgcaaattatcagtaatgacttttttgcctccCCATCTCCAGATAAGGAAGATTGCATTTCACTGGGACTCATGTCATGGATAATTATTGGCCTGATCATGTTTGCCATGATTTCCTGTATCTGCTGTGTCGTAGCCTGTTGCTTAAGGAACAAGGTAAGCAAGTCTGTGAGATTCTGCACAATCCTTCTTCCAATGGTCATGGATGGGGAACTTGATTTAATGAGATTTAGAGGGTGGGACAGGCACATACTCACTGAACACGTGATGTGTTTTTTGACAAAGAGACTGAGTTGTTAATTTACCACTGGAATTCAGTCATTGATGACAGCAGCTCAGATTTAACTTTTCTAAGACAGAATTGTTTATTGATTTAAATGCTGGgaaccaaagaaaagaagacaaatgCTGCACAGGTCAGCAAAATTACTTTGGTAAGCAATTCACCTGATTGTTTTCTTCAAGAAGGGGAAACAAATCATCAGTGGAGCAATTCCAGCTCTGTTCTGGAGCAAAACCACTTAAATAAAGAACTAGTTGGCTCAGGGAAGAAAGGAGACCATGGACATTACTTATTCTTTTGGACAATGcgtgtttttcattttcaatttgttttattCCAAGTTTTCTATGTGAGTGCCTGTCTGTTCTGACTTTAATATTCCCACTGAAAATGGAGTAACTGCCCTACCTAAAGAACAAAGGCAGGAGTGGCAGAGGTTAGTGACcccaaattaaattaatttccctctGTTTGCAGAACCAGCAGTGTGAATCCAACTCCCATGAGTACAACAGTGAATACATGCCCATGGCAGCAGTGAATGCAGCTAAAAAACCAAGAATCTGAGGTTGTATTAAGCCTAGTTTTACTTGTACTTCTGCTTGTATGTGCTGCAAGGCTTTCTCTGGGAGGGAAAGGGCTGCTTGTTTTGTCTCCCATTGATTCTAGGTAGGTGTGTAAGATTGTTACAATAGCTTGTTAATGGAGTTCATGCTGCCATGTAGTAGGaagtggaaatgaaaagcaaaatctctGGAAACCTTTTGAATGGGAATGGTGGGCTGGTTCCTAAAAATGCAACTGCTTCACAACAGCGCAAAGTAATGATCTTATGCTTGAGGAAGAGATGTGAAACTGTTCCATTCAGATTCTTCAGGTGACGTGTGGTACCCAAAATCTCTCTGGGGAAGTGATTTGTTAGATTTACTGAGTGTTACTGGCTAAAGGCAAATAATCCGTAGAGAAGGAGGAACTTCCTAAATACTTAAGCCCTTGCATAGTAGCCAGAAGCAGTTTGAGATACAGAACAGAAGCAGAATTTGGACTGATTCAGATGTATGGGTGTTGCATGTCACTGATTCTCCATTCCTATTCCAGGTATAAGTTGCTTGTGGCGTGGAAATTCTGGCAGCAGAGGTTTCCAGCTACTTGAACCTGGACAATGGGAAACCAGCATTTCCTCACCTTTCCCAGCCTCCCTGAGCTCTTGTGATGGTCCTGTGCTCAGTCATGAGACACCCACTTTAGTACTGTTCTGAGCTGTGTTTTGCTCTAGCCTTGTGTGTTAAGAAGTGGCACACTGCCTGATCCACTGACTTGTACATGAAGTGCTAACAATGTGTTAAAGATGTCAGCTTttagttaaagaaaatgtagtGAGTTTGCTTGAGAGTAGATTCCTGTAGTGCTGCTACAGagggaatttttattttctacagtCTCCTTTATGATAAACTTTCCACTGgggacaaaaaaaccaaaacatactACCTCCAATGCCAATCCTTGTGGCACAGCCATGAAGCACTGTCCATCTATTGCACATGCCCTTTTGGTAGGGCTAGTTTAGCCTGATGCTATCAATTCATTCTCAGATTCACTGTCAAACTTCTTAGCACCACACTCGGAGAGTGCGGTATGCACACATGCTCTCCTGCACCAAGCTGTGGGACAGCAGGGGAACAAAACCTGAGAGAGTACAGCAGAGACTTCAGTGTGACACAGTACCTCAGGTAGGCGCATCAgcattttttgtatttgtgctATCAATACATCTTTGCCATTCACACCTTGGGGCTCCTCTTACTTAATTAAATTCTGAATTGTTTTACTAACAGAGAAATATATTACTTTCAAGACTGCAATTGTTCTTTAAATCAGTTCAAACCTGAAGGATCAGTCCCTGAACTAGGAGGGCACGATCTCTCCTGTTCACATGTCTTGCAGCACAAATACAACACAGTCCATAAGGTCAGTGTATTCACAGACTCTGCATTGCAATTATCTTCCTCTTGTGGTTTGACATGAAACCTTTACCACTTCCCCAGTGGGTTCAGGTGTTAGTTGACCTGCCTCAGATTGCTCAGAGCCTTCAGTATGAATGAAATGATCAATCCTTCATGCTCCTTGTGAAATCCATCCAAACTCTGACCATAAATGACCAACTAGGAGTCCGGCCTGGATATGTTGCCAGACACTATTTGGCTGCTGGAATTAGAGTGGCGCATGGATTCTAAGTCTCTCTGTAATTcattgaaaaagcaaatatCGGTTAGAGGACACTATTGTGAAAGATACATAGCCTGCTTGCCTGGCAAACAGAAGGCTGTTTCAAATTTGATAGGGCAAACAGGGACTGTCAGGCATGAAGAGGACATAAGCTGGTATGTTAAGACCATGTTTTTCCTCAACAAACACTTAAATACATAGAAGTATTGCAGAGAGAGGGTGCAAATTGTTAACTGTGACATTAAACAAAGGCAAAATGAGTAAAGCATCAAATGAAGTGGGCACTGCCAATTTCACAGCAGGTACCCTGCTTAGATAACCAACTCCTAAGCAGAGATGTAGAGGGGCATCGTGGCATGCTGGGTAACATTACATTCTCTCCTGTCGTTCTGCCACATAAACTTTGCCAAATTACTTGACATCCCCAGCAAACAAAATTCTCCCCTGTACATTCACAAATACACTGAtttcaccattttaaaaaatattggtGAAATTATTGCCTTTGAAAACTATTGCCTTTGAAAACTATTGCCTTTGACAATTATGGCCTTTGACAATTATCGGTCAAAATAGATAACCTCTGCTGCCTATGAGAAATGCTGGATGCAAGATCCTATGTAACAGTGGAGAGTCCTATCGCCTGGAACCTTTCACCAGACTGAGAAGGAAATTCAAGGAATAAAGAGtttctgaaagaaggaaaaacttgAAGTTTGCCTTGAGATGCTGCTGGATAAAGGACAAATGATGAAAGTCTGAACAAGGTAGTTCAAAATACATACATTCTGCTCTGGAGAGATAAATGATTTATACTCATTGTAACAAAGCTTTTGGAAGCCTCAGGTTCCatcactgctttctttttggaaaaagagatttttatttttaataaaacatttttttattatgccACATGTGTCCATAAGAAAGttcatgcatgcatgcatgtcGTGTGAAAGAAATAAACTCTATAAAATCCACAGTGCAATGGGGAGAGAGTATGGGGCAATTTATCCCTGTATAGCATCTTAgtgggaaacaggaaaagaactaaggaaaaaaaattataaaaaagtgaaaacaaaaaatttggATCTGTTTCTATACAGTGAGGTAATAACACTGTTTGGatctgtttgtttccttttattttcatgagaAAGTCTTTTTTCGTATTGTCccatctcttcttcctttcttttaatcCCTTATGCAGTTACAGATATGCAGTTCAGGATTATTTTGggacatttttcagtttctttctgccATTCTTCAATACCTCCAAATCAAAAGGAGCTGGAAGAAGATAAAGGAtggcagaatgagaaaaaaaaactatgaaaaaagtGACATGATCTGAGTCTATAGACTGTGTGACAAGAaaggattaaaataaaagaaaacagaaaaggagtcaataaaaataaaaaaaaagcctgataTGCAAACAGGCCAGCTTTTCAAAAAGTAAGAACTTTCTTTGGAAACTCCCAGCTTTAGGAAAAGACCattttagcaggaaaaaaaaaatcaagtaagaATATTTCAGACAACTCTTCTACAAAATTCACTTTCAAGACAAGCAGAAGCATGAGTAACATCCAAATAACGCCCAGGAAATCAGAGGTTTGAGGGTAAAATAAACTACTAAGACACAATCTCAACCCATGTTTTCTTGATTTGCTACGTAATGGTTTAGGATTGTAACAGAAATTTTACAATTGTATGACAGTCCATGAGGCACGTTCTACTACAACTTATCCCTCTCCATCTTTGTCTTATATCACTTTATGTGGAATATGACTGACAAAGTATTTTGGCTAGGGCTTTTCCAGGAGCTGAATCCCAAACAACAGTGTTTGTGTAAAACCAATTTCTGTCATACAACACGTAACATAAGATTCAATATCAGTAAATGCTTTCATACTTTCTGATTTATCATTGCTGCAAGTTGCCCCACAGGTATTTACACTCAATAATGCCCTTTAGATCTTCCCAGACCATGCCAGTATGGAGTGTATGAAGTCAGTAAATCAAATCGGTATGTACAGCAAAGAACTACTTATAATCTTTTTGAAGGTTAAGACCTGAAATAAGAATTTACAACTTGAGAAAACTTAATCTTGCTAAACAGATAGTATGATCTAAAGTGAACAGGTGAAAGATGTTAAGGATGACAACTACGGCTACTCCAAAATTTAAGGAAGGATAAATGACAAGAAGATCATAATTTGAACACCTCCATATCCTGAGATGGTTTGAAATTCAAACCTTGATATGTATTTTGCAAGTTTGTCTTCCCAGTTATGAACCCAAATCTGAATGCTCTTGGAGTTTAATGATTAGACTCAAGATTGCAATTTTGTACCTTATATATAGTACTGGGAATGAAATGACACTATGAAACATTGTGGGCCATTTTCCCTTAGTACAGGTATTTCATTAACTTAAAAATTCAAGTAGTTTTAAATTCTATCTTCTTACAGACTTATACAAAGTTTACTTAAGGGTGGGGAAAAGAGGCTCTCAAACTAGAGTAAAGCAATCAAATGAATTGACATGAGGATCTGTACTGAAGATATACACCATTATTCATAAAGTGTTTTACAATGTGGAGACTCCCTTATGCATGTGAATCTGTAAGTTGCGATGCAGAAGAacacagcaataacaaaaatagaaaaatacaggtcactgaaattatttagttaaaaataaatccaatcGGTTAGTGGGGACTTCTGGCTATACAAGGTTTACTGAGGAGCTGGATCTAAGTCTTTGCCTTTGGTTTGACTTTAACTGCAATGTGACACTCCATATACCGAAGTTCCTTGAGTTGTCCAGCCCATCATTGCTATAGCAGTCTACCTACTGTCAtaaaaaattcccatttcctTGAGAGATGAAATTTTGAGATTTGTATTTATGTTCTATGATTATGAGCTCAATTCAATTGGGGGGTTGGTTGGACAAGAGGGAGGAATAATAAGGATTAAACAGCTTTTCTGGCAAAATGCACTGGATAGGTATGAACTGGAGATATGAAGAAGAGGTCAGGGGGTGAACTTCATCTAAATGAGTATGCCTGAGCTATTTAATTCCTCCTGGGAGTCATAAGATCTTGTATGGCTTGagatcaatttttaaaaagagataaatCAGCTCTGATTATCAACAAGAAAGATTTAGCTGCTGCACACATCAAGCataatcattttttaaaactgcaaacaTTAACAACTTTGAAATACCAAACATCTTCCACATATTAAATCCTGCATCAGTCCTCCCAGTTTTTAGTACACTGTTGGCAAATCCATCACCAATGATATTTCATCCTCTGTCCCAACGCACTGCAGGAGCAAGTTTCACTGCCACTTACATAGTTTGTTGCCATCTCTCAGAATTGAGGACAGGATTTAATGTCTGGATTGTGCAAAGACTTGCAAGGAGGTATTCCCTTTCCCCCTGCGGAGAAAGAAGGCTCAATTGCTGCCCTAGggctcttctgaaaaaaatgtctgaaacACTGAGAAAAGTGGAAATTATGTTAATGGAAATTGCCTTCCAAAGCTGGCAGTTTAACTGAACATAATCTATGGAGTATGAGAACTCTGCACAGGCTTTTCAGGCTACTGAGGCCAAATTTTGGAGGAGGAAGCTCCAAACTGGGATTCTCAGAACTTTTGCTGGCTACTTTCCTCCACAAAATGTAAGGTACATGTGTTTGTCTATTCAATCAAATCATTTTCCCTTtgtaagataaaaaaaatgacaggattTGCTCATCAAGGCTCTTTTGGGCCTGCTTGAAACAGGGGACATTGTAGCAAGCACTTGGCTGAGTGCCAGCAGAGGTGCCTATGTTGATCGTCCTATCTATGAACCCTCCTGTTGATCAGGCTGGCATGGGGCTACCACACAGCTGGGTAGGACTGTGACCATGAGACAAAGGGACAACAGAGTCTCATGAGGGTCAGAGCTGAAATCAGAGCTTAGTGCTGCTGCTCTCATGAAACTGAGGTAGACCTAGGTAGCTCTTACGAGCTATTACATCTTTGAAAGCCAGACCAGTGCTTGTATTTCTGTCCCTTCTCCTGGCTATGTCCCTGCTGTTCATTCACAATCACAGCTCCATGGAAATCTACCTGATCCCATGCCCTGGCTCCTCTTAAGGCCTGTGCTTCAGGGCCCCAGCCAGGACTTTCCCTCCTGAAGCATGGGAAGCGCTCTGGGGCATCAGGCTGTCAGTAGAAGGCCTTTACAGTAGCTTATCTACGCAGAAAGGGGAAGCTCAGGGAAGACACATGGCAGATGCCCCTCCCTGTTTATACAGTGGtcatgaaagagaaattaaagagattGCCATGGTCGTGTTAGAGGGATGTGTGGTTTCCAGGAGTGTAAGGAAGATAAACTAAATTGAAGTATTTAGGATTCGGGGAATTGCAATACATCACAACCGTGACACAGTCCCCATTTGCAATAGAAGTAAAAGATTGCAGACATTGCCTGTGAGGACAGGTAGCTTCCAGAAAAATACCTGGCATCCAGCAAGTTGTTTGACAAAACCTTAGCCAGGCAGTAACTTCCATGGACTACGACGGACTAAAATAAGCAACTCTTAAAGCATACTGCCACAGCAAAAAGTATCTTTGCTCCCAAAAAGCCATGTTTTTTTACTCAAGGGACTGACTAAAACATGTAGCCAGTGGATAAGGATCTCTTTCAAGCACAATATATTATTCAACAGAACAATCCCTGGCCTGGGGCTTCATCCCAGTATAAAGGTCTGATGGAGATGCTGGCCTCCCGAACACTAGCCATTACCTACCgcttttccttctgtgaagGAGCTGTTCAGCCCCTGACAGGGGCACCCTCTGCAGTCCAAAGCA from Gavia stellata isolate bGavSte3 chromosome 8, bGavSte3.hap2, whole genome shotgun sequence includes the following:
- the LOC104261530 gene encoding LOW QUALITY PROTEIN: inducible T-cell costimulator (The sequence of the model RefSeq protein was modified relative to this genomic sequence to represent the inferred CDS: deleted 2 bases in 1 codon; substituted 1 base at 1 genomic stop codon) yields the protein MNSSPSSQXTEGWCLCQASMKSVAVTFCVLCFQFEALYGVDSCSSRPCKNIDQPHVSDTQVMVKFENGNFKFTFPNPKNVSEFSMTLFKGHEKKEICALHLSEEKVIPKSNVTYCQTEHSNSSTTFILKNLERKHIDIYTYCLEMFLPPPYIDCRLKETYLYIQDKEDCISLGLMSWIIIGLIMFAMISCICCVVACCLRNKNQQCESNSHEYNSEYMPMAAVNAAKKPRI